The Papaver somniferum cultivar HN1 unplaced genomic scaffold, ASM357369v1 unplaced-scaffold_114, whole genome shotgun sequence region CAAACTGAAGAAGATGTTTATATAACCTCTTTTTATTGCCCATTCTCCAGCTAAAACTAAAGCCATAACTTCAGCTATGTAGGTAGTAGCAATTCCAATCCCCCCTGAGAAAGCTCCAATGCACCTTCCTTCACTGTCCCTTCCAACACAACCCACACCTACTTGACCAGGATTTCCTCTAGTAGCACCCTCACAACAAAGTAAAACTTGATTTAACTCAGGAAATTTAAAGAAACACTCCTTCACCATATTAGTTTTCACTGGAATATTGTTAATGCCAAATGTACATAGTACTTGGAAATCATATAGATCACCTTTCCATTCCCCCTTAAGTCTGatgttgcattccttagtaaaatTCAGTATCCTTCCCTTTACTTGTACACTACTGGGAACTTGATCTTCATACATTTCCCGGTTTCTACTGAACCAAATTTCTACCATTGCAGTACTAGAACTTACCAGCCACACTTGTTAAATGATTGAACTTTTATTCTTCACCATATTCATTACTTCCTCAAAACTTGTAGgaattaaaaatttaaaaatccCACATAACCAACGCCATTGCCACAATATATGCTCCATGTTATCTTGAGCATTCCCACGTAAGTAACATTTAGAGACAGTGCTAAATCCTTTTTTCCTAATTGATTCTTCAGTTGCACAGGCTCTCTTTAGTATTTTCCACACATTCAAGGATATGTAAGGATGTAAGCAAGGAGCCCATACCTTTTTTGCCCAAGGTACTGTAGGAAATTTGATTCTAACTTGCTGAGTTGCATTGGCTACTGAAAATTTTCCTGTAAGATCAGCACTCCATATTCTTCTATCATTTCCATCCCCTATTTGAGGTAAATCTTCAATCATCAAAACTGATATAAAGCATTTGGAATCATCCATTTACCATTCTGTATCAATTTATAAACTTTCCATTCCTTATGTTGCTGGATGAAAGTGTTATCTGGATATCTTTCAGCTAACGCATATTCATAAATCCATTTATCCTTCCACACTGATATATCTTTTTCATTCCCCACCAACCATCTAGTGCATTCCTTAACATCTTGGATTACCCATTTCAATCCAGGCCATATAGAAGATTGTTTGTAGGATTGGATCCATTCACCATTCTTATTTGTAAATTTAGCTTTCATGAATCTTGTCTATTCCTCATCCTCAGTCAAAATCCTCCATGAAATTTTCATCAACAGTGCCCTGTTTATTACTTTCAGCCTTCTAAGACCTAATCCTCCTTCATCAGTTGGAGCATTTATCTCCTCCCATTTTACAGTTACTAACTTCTTTTCAGAAGGATCCCCAGTCCACAATAAATTCCTGATAATTCTTTCACATTCATGGATAACTATTTTTGGCCATTTATACATAGACATTGTGTAAATTGGATAACTACTCAAAACAAACTTAACAAGTATAAGTCttgaaggaaataccaatagTGTACCTTTCCAACTTGCAAGCATCTCTTGCATCATCTCCACAACACCCCAAACTTGATGCACTTTCACTCTTCCAGGATTGAGGATTACACCAAGATATTTATCTGGAAATTCAGATAATTCCATTTGCAGATGCTCTGCAATCTTTTTCCTTCTAATATCATCTGTGCCTCCAATAAAGTATTTACTTTTTTGCTTGTGTATCACCTGACCAGAAGCATTATGATAATTCATCAATAATCCCATTAATTTGTCTAAGGATTTCTTATGTCCATTGCAGAACACAAAAATATCATTTGCAAACAATAAATGAGATGGTTGTACTCCATGTCTTTGTACCATTGCCTGAATTTTACCTTCTTGTACCATTTGAGTTAAGCTTATGCTCAACACCTCCTCAGCAATCACAAAGAGAATGGGAGAAAGCGGATATCCTTGTCTCAATCCTATACTCACTTCAAAAAAACCACAAGGGCCTCCATTTACCAAcactgagattcttgctgaagtaaACAAAATCTTTAGCCAGTTAATTACCATTTCTGAGAAACCAAATCTTCTTAAAACTTCAAAAAGGAATTTCCATCTTAAGGAATCATATGCCTGGGATATATCTAGTTTCATACCCACATTACTACCTCTCCTCTTTATGTTCATCTCATTTATTAACTCAGAAGCCATAACTATTTTTTCATGTATAGTCCCACCTTTAATAAAGGCCCCTTGCTGGATGGATACCAATTGATTCACTACATTGCTTAGTCTTGTAGTTATGATTCTGGTTATTACTTTGAAGCTAAAATTAGCTAATCCAATTGGTCTAAACTGATCCACTCTTTTTGCCCCCTTCACTTTAGGTAGTAAAAACAAGAAGTTTGAATTAAGACCCTTAGGGATAAATCTACATCTCCAACAATGTTGTATTGATTTTATCATATCCTCTCCCACTATTTCCCAAGCAAATTTAAAGAAACTTCCAGGAAATCCATCTGGACTAGGTGAAGAATTTGCATCCATTCCAAATACATCTTTTTTAATCTCTATGTTTGCAGGAACAACATCTAAGACTGCATTATCTTCTTCAGTAAGTATCTTTGGGATCACATTGAATATGTTACCTGTAAGTTCCACTGTTTGTTTCTTGAACTTGTTCTGAAAATTTTCAACAAGCATGTTAGCTAAAACCCTTTGATCAGTAACCACAGTGCCATTCTTATCTTCCAATTCAACAATAGTATTTTGGGCTTGTCTTATTTTCAAATTAACATGAAATAATATTGTATTAGCTCCACCACCTTTGACCCATTTAACTCTAGATTTTGCTTGCATCAGTTTATTATATTGTTGTTCAACTATCTCTTGTCTTCCTATTGCAGTAACCAATTCATCTAAGAGTGTAATATTCTCAGGATCTGCATCAGATAATAATGAGGCATTTAAAACATCCTTCTCAGCAGTTTGGACTTTTTTCCTCAGATCACCAAAGACATTCCAATTCCACAACTTCACACTTTGCTTGAATCTTTTAAGTTTATACATAAATATAAAAGCTGGATTACCTTCACAAGGTTGTTCCCATGACTGCTTAATTATTTGAAAGAAATCTGGATGAGAAGTCCAAACATTTTGGTACCTAAAAGGAACATTATGCGGTTTTGGAATTCCCACCATAGAACCTAATAAATCTCCATGATCTGAAACTCCTCTATTTCCAACCTTATAGCTCCATCATCcatgaaattccaaccacttAACATTAACAAAagctttatctaaatcacataaaatccttttttttcccgCTCTATTATTACACCAAGAAAACTGAATTCCTGATCTTGAAGCTTGCATCAACTTGCatatatccaaacattctctaaAGTACTTAATGGAAACTCTTAAAGGCCTTCGACCtaccttcttctcatcatttgtaataaCCACATTAAAATCACCAATTACTAACCAAGGACAGTCTTTATTACTTAAAGCAGCTAATTCTTCCCATATCTCTCTCCTATTAATTGTCAAACAATCAGAATGAACACCAGTTACCATAAACATCTCCAATTGCCACTGTTATTGCTTGTTTAGTAATAGACACCACAGTTGGAGCAGCTAAAGAAACATGCCAGAATAACCAAATATTTGCTTTTTCACCATTAGCAGAATTATGAATTATTGTTTTACACATACCAGGTAATTTTAGATCATTGATGGAGTTGCATTTTACTCTTACTTTGGGCTCAGCAATCCACACCAAAGATGGACAAAACTGATTTACTAAACTCTTCAATTTATCTCTGGCCCTTAGTCTTTTAATGCCCCTGAGATTCCAAAACAGTACTATCATTGATGATGATTTGGTTGAGAAGTTACAGGACCT contains the following coding sequences:
- the LOC113328879 gene encoding uncharacterized protein LOC113328879 translates to MVEIWFSRNREMYEDQVPSSVQVKGRILNFTKECNIRLKGEWKGDLYDFQVLCTFGINNIPVKTNMVKECFFKFPELNQVLLCCEGATRGNPGQVGVGCVGRDSEGRCIGAFSGGIGIATTYIAEVMALVLAGEWAIKRGYINIFFSLNSRAVLSAFVSERIPWIVNVRWKIIKKKLRGIDFKDLYKETNFSATKMAKKGALMARGEWEHYDYKTIFLGEMETENTSYFRF